CGTCCAGCACGGGCGCGGTGCAGAACCTGGCGACCCGCCTGGCGGCCTCGGTCTCCTTGCCGAACCGCCGCCTGAACTCCTCCCGCGCGGCCAGCTCCGGGCGCATCGTCTTCAGCGCCACGCGCCGCCCCGACGGGTCCCGCGCGAGATGGACGACGCCCATCCCGCCCTCTCCGAGCTTGTCCAGGAGGGTGTACGGCCCGACCCGCTGCTGCACGCTCACCGGTGGGATTATTCCGGACATGATCCGGCCGCGGAATGGCTATCTGGTGCGGCCCACGCCCGGCCAGAGCCGGTCCACCTCGGCGTTCAGGATGGCCCCGATGAGCACGGCCAGCGCCGTGATGTAGAGCCACAGCAGCAGCGCGATGGGCGCGGCCAGCGAGCCGTACACCGAGACGGGCGAGAACCAGGCCGCCAGCACGGCGCGCAGCACGGCCGCGCACAGGATCCACAGGAACAGCGCCAGGATCGCCCCCGGCAGCTCGCGGTACCACTTGGTGCGCACCGGCACGCTCACGTGGTAGAGCACGGTGAGGAAGAGCACCGAGCCGATGATGACGACCGGCCAGTAGAGCAGGTCGATGAGGATGCCGTAGTCGGCGGGCAGCGCGTCCTTGATCAGGGTCGGGCCGACGACGAGGATCGGCATGACGATGATGCCGATGATCAGACCGATGACGTAGAGGCCGAACGACATCAGCCGGGTGCGGATGATGCCGCGCTCCTCCCCCAGCCCGTAGGCGACGGAGATGAGGTCGACGTACACGTACAGGGCCCTGGAGCCGGACCAGAGCGACAGCAGGAAGCCCAGCGAGATGATCGACACCTTGCCGGCGTCGTCGCTGAGCACGTCGGTGAGCAGCGGGTTGATCACCTTGTTCACCGCGTCGTCGGTGAACAGCAGCCCCGCCTGGTCGATCACCCAGGTCTTCACCTGGGCCACGACGGTGGGGCCCAGCCAGGTGCCGAGCTTGCCCAGCACGCCGATCAGGCCCAGCACGAACGGCGGCAGTGACAGCAGCGCGAAGAAGGCCGCCTCGCCCGCCAGGCCGGTGACGCGGTAGGTGACGCCGGCGTTCGTGGCGGCCCGCACGATCGCCCACGACTTGGTGTCGAGCACCCAGTTCAGCCTGGCCCGGGCATGGGAGACGAGCCCGCGCTTGGGCCTGGGAGGCGCATCGGTGGACGTCATGGCACCCAACGGTATTTCGCAGTGACTCTACGGGACAGCTTACGTCCCGGACCTGCCCTAGTCGTCGTCGACGATGCGCGCGCCCAGCGGGAGGAGGGAGACCGGGATGAGCTTGATGTTCGCCACGCCCATCGGGATGCCGATGATGGAGATGAACAGGGGGATCGAGGTGACCACGTGGCCGATGGCCAGCCAGATGCCGGCGACCAGGAACCAGATGATGTTGCCCAGGAGTGAGAGGACACCGGCGTCCGGGTCGCGGACCACGGTGCGGCCGAACGGCCACAGCGCGTACTTCGCGATTCTGAACGAGGCGATGCCGAACGGGATCGTGATGATGAGGATGCAGCAGATGATGCCCGCCAGCGCGTAGCCCATCGCCAGCCAGATCCCCGCGAACACCAGCCAGATGATGTTCAGGATTGTGCGCATGCTCACAGCATGTCACGGATCATGAGGCGAGCGTCATCCGGAATGACCCCGATCAACCCCTGACATCGGGCTCCGGCCCTTTCCGGGTGGCCCGGCGAAACACTGCGCGATCCGCATCCAGGACCGCGCGGGCTCGCCCGTCAGCTCCAGGCCGGTGTCCGACAGGTGGATGCGCTGGGTGACGGCCAGGCAGAAGTCGAGCACGGTGCCGCGGACGAGGGAGGCGGCCCCGGCCGGGCCGGCCGTCCAGGTGCCGCCGTCCGGCAGGGCCAGCTCCACGCGTACGGGCTCCTCGGGGACGGGCAGGCCGCGCACGGCGAAGCTGTACGGGCGGGCCCTGAAGCCCATCGTGGCCACGTGCCGCAGCCGCGCCGTCGGCTCCCTGACGACGCCGAGCGCGTCGGCCACGTCCTGGCCGTGCGCCCACGTCTCCATCAGCCGCGCGGTGACGAACGAGGCGGCCGACATCGCCGGGCCGAACCACGGCACGCGGTCGCGGGCGCCGAGCGTGGCGAAGACCTCCAGGCTGTGCGCCCGGGACGCGCGGAACCAGGCGTGCAGCTCCCGCGGCGCGCTCCCGCGCGACTGCGCCGCGACGTCGTCCACGGAGGTGAACCGCCGCACCCAGTCAGGGAAGCCTTCGGGGTCGCCCGCCGCCCGGACGGCGGCGTCGTCGAACCAGGCCAGATGGCTCACCTGGTCGCGGACCGCCCACCCCTCGGCGGGTGTGGGCCGCTCCCAGTCGTCGTCGGAGAGGGGCTGCAGCAGGGCTTCGAAGGACGCGGTCTCGGCACGCAGATCGTCGAGCAACTCGGCCATGAGGTCCACGCGCGCCAGCCTAACCGGAACGACGTTCTGGGAGAATAATGCTTAACGTGATCTGCGACAGCTGTAAGGACAAACGCCACGAGGACTGCCGCGGCGGCTCCTGGTGCGACTGCCAGCACAAGGAGCAGGCGCTGCCGGAGGAGTCGGAGCTCGACTGGCCCCGGCAGGGCTGAAGGCCAGGCAGAGGGGGCCACTATCCCACACTCTGGACCCGGTATTGGACATCTCGGACAGCCGGAGTAGTCTCGAAGCATGCCAGCGGACCCCATGCTCGTCGGTCGACGACACGTCGATCTTCAGCGTGTCCGCAGTGCCATCTGTTGCGACGCCCGCTAACCCATCTCGATTTCTACCGCTGAGCGCGTCGCACTCCATCCTCTCCAGCCCTGCCCTTCGATGATGAAGGCAGGAGGACGTTGCGCGCGCCCATGATCCGAAGGACGCGCAATGAGCACCCCTGCCAGCCGCACTCCTGCCAGCCGGCACCACAAGCGCCCGCGCGGCGAAGGCCAGTGGGCCCTTGGCTACCGTGAGCCGCTCAACAAGAACGAAGAGAACAAGAAGAACGACGACGGTCTCAACGTCCGCCAGCGCATCATCGACATCTACTCCAAGCGGGGCTTCGACTCGATCGACCCGGCCGACCTGCGTGGCCGCATGCGGTGGTACGGCCTCTACACCCAGCGCAAGCCGGGGATCGACGGTGGCAAGACGGCGGTGCTCGAGCCGGAGGAGCTCGACGACAGCTACTTCATGCTGCGGGTGCGCATCGACGGCGGGCAGCTCGACCTGGCCCAGCTCCGCACGATCGCCGACATCTCCAACGACTACGCCCGCGGCACCGCCGACATCACCGACCGGCAGAACATCCAGCTCCACTGGGTGGAGATCGAGTCGGTGCCCGACATCTGGGAGCGGCTGGAGGCCGTGGGGCTGTCCACCACCGAGGCGTGCGGCGACACCCCGCGCGTGATCATGGGCTGCCCGCTGGCCGGCATCGACACCGACGAGGTGCTCGACGCCACCCCGCAGATCAGCGAGATCTACGACCGGGTCGTCGGCAACCCCGCCTACTCGAACCTGCCGCGCAAGTTCAAGACGGCGCTGAGCGGCTGCCCGGCGCACTGCACCGTGCACGAGATCAACGACGTGGCGTTCGTCGGCGTGGTGAACGAGCGCGGCGAGGCCGGCTACGACCTGTGGGTGGGCGGCGGCCTGTCGACCAACCCGATGCTGGGCAAGCGGCTCGGCGTGTTCGTCAGCCCCGAGAAGGCGGCCGACGTGCACGAGGGCGTCGTCGGGATCTTCCGCGACTACGGCTACCGGCGGCTGCGGCACCGGGCCAGGATCAAGTTCCTGGTCAGCGACTGGGGGCCGGAGAAGTTCAGGGACATCCTGGAGACCGAGTACCTCAAGGAGAAGCTGCCCGACGGGCCCGCCCCGCAGCAGCCGCGCAGCAACCGGCGCGACCACGTGGGCGTCTTCCCGCAGAAGGACGGCAACTTCTACGTCGGCTTCGCGCCCAAGGTGGGCCGGGTCGACGGCGACAAGCTGCACCTGATCGCCGACATCGCCGAGCGGCACGGCTCGAACCGGGT
The nucleotide sequence above comes from Nonomuraea gerenzanensis. Encoded proteins:
- a CDS encoding YihY/virulence factor BrkB family protein, with protein sequence MTSTDAPPRPKRGLVSHARARLNWVLDTKSWAIVRAATNAGVTYRVTGLAGEAAFFALLSLPPFVLGLIGVLGKLGTWLGPTVVAQVKTWVIDQAGLLFTDDAVNKVINPLLTDVLSDDAGKVSIISLGFLLSLWSGSRALYVYVDLISVAYGLGEERGIIRTRLMSFGLYVIGLIIGIIVMPILVVGPTLIKDALPADYGILIDLLYWPVVIIGSVLFLTVLYHVSVPVRTKWYRELPGAILALFLWILCAAVLRAVLAAWFSPVSVYGSLAAPIALLLWLYITALAVLIGAILNAEVDRLWPGVGRTR
- a CDS encoding YccF domain-containing protein, with protein sequence MRTILNIIWLVFAGIWLAMGYALAGIICCILIITIPFGIASFRIAKYALWPFGRTVVRDPDAGVLSLLGNIIWFLVAGIWLAIGHVVTSIPLFISIIGIPMGVANIKLIPVSLLPLGARIVDDD
- a CDS encoding TIGR03084 family metal-binding protein, with translation MAELLDDLRAETASFEALLQPLSDDDWERPTPAEGWAVRDQVSHLAWFDDAAVRAAGDPEGFPDWVRRFTSVDDVAAQSRGSAPRELHAWFRASRAHSLEVFATLGARDRVPWFGPAMSAASFVTARLMETWAHGQDVADALGVVREPTARLRHVATMGFRARPYSFAVRGLPVPEEPVRVELALPDGGTWTAGPAGAASLVRGTVLDFCLAVTQRIHLSDTGLELTGEPARSWMRIAQCFAGPPGKGRSPMSGVDRGHSG
- a CDS encoding putative leader peptide, with product MPADPMLVGRRHVDLQRVRSAICCDAR
- a CDS encoding nitrite/sulfite reductase, whose amino-acid sequence is MSTPASRTPASRHHKRPRGEGQWALGYREPLNKNEENKKNDDGLNVRQRIIDIYSKRGFDSIDPADLRGRMRWYGLYTQRKPGIDGGKTAVLEPEELDDSYFMLRVRIDGGQLDLAQLRTIADISNDYARGTADITDRQNIQLHWVEIESVPDIWERLEAVGLSTTEACGDTPRVIMGCPLAGIDTDEVLDATPQISEIYDRVVGNPAYSNLPRKFKTALSGCPAHCTVHEINDVAFVGVVNERGEAGYDLWVGGGLSTNPMLGKRLGVFVSPEKAADVHEGVVGIFRDYGYRRLRHRARIKFLVSDWGPEKFRDILETEYLKEKLPDGPAPQQPRSNRRDHVGVFPQKDGNFYVGFAPKVGRVDGDKLHLIADIAERHGSNRVRTTVEQKMVILDIAPERVDSIVAELEANDLQVKPSTFRRQTMACTGIEYCKLAIVETKATAMDLIDELERRLPDFDEPLTINLNGCPNSCARIQVADIGLKGQLVVDENGDQVEGFQIHLGGSLGVNAGFGRKVRGLKTTAKALPDYVARVVSNYDSQKKEGESFADWVQRADEADLK